Proteins co-encoded in one Candidatus Palauibacter australiensis genomic window:
- a CDS encoding glycosyl hydrolase, translated as MRKLAIVTPTTLTLAAAVLAAADFAVAPSALAAQEAVVFDSADVAGLSFRSIGPPRGGRSTAVAGITEQPLTYFMGATGGGVWRTDDAGLNWRNISDGYIETGSIGAIDVADSDANVIYVGTGSAPIRGNVSKGVGVYRSTNGGDSWTHIGLPNAGQIGRIEVHPRDADIAFVAALGDPFGPNPERGVFRTTDGGDTWDHVLAISDSTGAVDLAINPVNPRIVFATAWRGERKPWTAISGSEESGVFRSTDGGDTWTRLEGGLPTGLVGKAAVTVSRANPDRVWVLMEAPNDRGGVYRSEDGGDNWRRVNDDRGLQQRAWYYTHIYADPVDENTVYALNVGYNKSIDGGATWQGYGVPHGDVHDLWINYENPDFQVVANDGGGQVTTTGAESWSTYYNQVTAEMYRVFVDNQFPYRVYGSQQDNSTIMVPSRGMPAVQPAQHWAAVGGCESGHIAIDPRNPNVTYAGCYGGSINRVDRGTGDVRQMLLYPQLQLGQAPKTMRHRFQWNAPIRISPHDPDVIYHTSQYVNRTSDAGYSWETISPDLTRNDTTKMEHAGGRITWDNTGVEMYGTIFAFEESPHEAGVLWVGSDDGLIHVSRDDGASWEDVTPGDLPEFSTVNMIDLSAHGAGRAHVAVYRYRMQDNTPYMWRTDDYGASWTRLSGNGIEPGHFVRVVREDPAREGLLYAGTEFGLYVSFDGGDNWQRFQQNLPITPITDMLVHEGDLVIGTQGRSFWILDDVSPLRTMSAATLAADVHLYVPRDAVRAQGVFPNGASIHFALGEGMEETINLEIADAAGEVVRVYSSNPGSWDEEAKAAIGRASTWSPDRLQTSAGLNRMVWNLQGEGPDLVQGARIWGFTGRVPAVPGRYEVRLTAGDATQTQPLAVHVDPRVADQITVADLQQQHDLMVRVRGLLQQSHDAVREVRSVRSQMSDIATSVEEAGYGDDFTEMADAAGEKLTDVEEELFQTRNRSGQDMLNFPPMLDNEIANLYGYIASTYDRPNAVAAVRADELEAELGGWLTTLQQIIDTDVAEFNNRLREAGVPGVIVRTRPRATS; from the coding sequence ATGCGCAAGCTGGCCATCGTCACGCCGACCACGCTCACCCTCGCCGCAGCCGTCCTGGCCGCGGCGGATTTCGCCGTCGCCCCCTCGGCGCTCGCCGCCCAGGAGGCGGTGGTGTTCGACTCCGCCGATGTCGCGGGCCTCAGCTTCCGGTCCATCGGGCCGCCCCGGGGCGGGCGCAGCACGGCGGTGGCGGGGATCACGGAGCAGCCGCTCACCTATTTCATGGGCGCGACGGGCGGCGGCGTGTGGCGCACGGACGACGCCGGCCTCAACTGGCGCAACATCTCCGACGGCTACATCGAGACGGGCTCGATCGGGGCGATCGACGTGGCGGACAGCGACGCGAACGTCATCTACGTGGGCACCGGCTCGGCCCCCATCCGCGGAAACGTGTCGAAGGGGGTCGGCGTCTACCGCAGCACGAACGGGGGCGACTCGTGGACCCACATCGGCCTCCCGAACGCGGGGCAGATCGGCCGCATCGAGGTCCACCCGCGCGATGCCGACATCGCCTTCGTGGCCGCGCTCGGCGACCCGTTCGGGCCCAACCCCGAGCGCGGCGTCTTCCGCACGACGGACGGCGGGGACACGTGGGACCACGTGCTCGCGATCTCCGACTCCACCGGCGCGGTGGATCTCGCGATCAACCCGGTGAATCCGCGCATCGTCTTCGCTACGGCGTGGCGGGGCGAGCGCAAGCCGTGGACCGCGATCTCCGGTTCGGAGGAGTCCGGCGTGTTCCGGTCGACCGATGGCGGGGACACGTGGACCCGGCTCGAGGGCGGACTCCCCACCGGCCTCGTCGGCAAGGCGGCCGTCACCGTCTCGCGCGCCAACCCCGACCGGGTGTGGGTGCTCATGGAGGCGCCCAACGACCGGGGCGGCGTCTACCGCTCCGAGGACGGGGGCGACAACTGGCGGCGCGTGAACGACGACCGCGGGCTCCAGCAGCGCGCCTGGTACTACACGCACATCTACGCCGACCCGGTGGACGAGAACACGGTGTACGCCCTCAACGTCGGCTACAACAAGTCGATCGACGGCGGCGCGACGTGGCAGGGCTACGGCGTGCCGCACGGAGACGTGCACGACCTCTGGATCAACTACGAGAACCCCGACTTCCAGGTCGTGGCGAACGATGGCGGCGGGCAGGTGACGACGACCGGCGCGGAGAGCTGGTCCACGTACTACAACCAGGTCACGGCCGAGATGTACCGGGTGTTCGTCGACAACCAGTTCCCCTACCGCGTGTACGGCTCGCAGCAGGACAACTCCACGATCATGGTGCCCAGCCGCGGCATGCCGGCGGTGCAGCCGGCGCAGCACTGGGCCGCGGTCGGCGGCTGTGAGAGCGGCCACATCGCGATCGACCCGCGGAACCCGAACGTGACGTACGCGGGCTGCTACGGCGGCAGCATCAACCGGGTGGACCGGGGCACGGGCGACGTGCGCCAGATGCTCCTCTATCCCCAGCTCCAGCTTGGACAGGCCCCGAAGACGATGCGGCACCGCTTCCAGTGGAACGCGCCGATCCGGATCTCCCCGCACGACCCCGACGTCATCTATCACACCTCGCAGTACGTGAACCGGACATCGGACGCGGGATACTCGTGGGAGACGATCAGCCCGGATCTCACGCGCAACGACACGACGAAGATGGAGCACGCGGGCGGGCGCATCACGTGGGACAACACCGGGGTGGAGATGTACGGGACGATCTTCGCCTTCGAGGAATCGCCGCACGAGGCGGGCGTCCTGTGGGTGGGCTCGGACGACGGCCTCATCCACGTCTCGCGGGACGACGGGGCGAGCTGGGAAGACGTGACGCCGGGCGACCTGCCCGAGTTCTCGACCGTCAACATGATCGACCTCTCGGCGCACGGCGCGGGGCGGGCGCACGTCGCCGTCTACCGCTACCGGATGCAGGACAACACGCCCTACATGTGGCGCACGGACGACTACGGGGCGAGCTGGACCCGGCTCTCGGGCAACGGGATCGAACCGGGCCACTTCGTGCGCGTCGTGCGGGAGGACCCGGCGCGGGAGGGCCTCCTCTACGCGGGCACGGAGTTCGGGCTCTACGTGAGCTTCGACGGCGGCGACAACTGGCAGCGCTTCCAGCAGAACCTGCCGATCACGCCGATCACGGACATGCTCGTGCACGAGGGCGACCTCGTCATCGGGACGCAGGGCCGCTCGTTCTGGATCCTCGACGACGTGTCTCCGCTCCGCACGATGTCCGCGGCCACGCTGGCGGCCGACGTCCACCTCTACGTGCCGCGCGACGCGGTGCGCGCGCAGGGCGTCTTCCCCAACGGGGCGTCGATTCACTTCGCGCTCGGCGAGGGGATGGAGGAGACGATCAACCTCGAGATCGCGGATGCGGCCGGCGAGGTCGTGCGGGTCTACTCCTCGAACCCGGGTTCTTGGGACGAGGAGGCGAAGGCGGCGATCGGCCGGGCCTCGACCTGGTCGCCGGACCGCCTCCAGACGAGCGCGGGTCTGAACCGGATGGTTTGGAACCTTCAGGGAGAAGGGCCCGACCTCGTCCAGGGCGCCCGGATCTGGGGCTTCACGGGCCGGGTGCCCGCGGTGCCCGGGCGCTATGAGGTGCGGCTGACGGCGGGGGACGCGACGCAGACGCAGCCGCTGGCGGTCCATGTCGATCCGCGCGTGGCCGACCAGATCACGGTCGCCGACCTGCAGCAGCAGCACGACCTGATGGTCCGGGTGCGCGGTCTTCTCCAGCAGTCGCACGACGCCGTGCGCGAGGTGCGTTCGGTCCGGTCGCAGATGAGCGACATCGCGACGTCCGTGGAGGAGGCCGGCTACGGCGATGACTTCACGGAGATGGCGGACGCGGCGGGCGAGAAGCTCACGGATGTCGAGGAGGAACTCTTCCAGACGCGGAACCGCTCGGGGCAGGACATGCTCAACTTCCCGCCCATGCTCGACAACGAGATCGCGAACCTGTACGGCTACATCGCATCGACCTACGACCGCCCCAACGCGGTGGCGGCCGTCCGCGCCGACGAACTCGAGGCCGAACTCGGCGGGTGGCTGACCACGCTCCAGCAGATCATCGACACGGACGTCGCGGAGTTCAACAACCGCCTGCGCGAGGCCGGCGTCCCCGGCGTCATCGTGCGCACCAGGCCCCGCGCCACGAGCTGA